The genomic region tgccaccccaggaGGCCACTGCCACCCCGGGGAGGCAGCCAATGGTGCTGGGCGCTGCTGGGGGaggtttgttttcccttccccagTCATTAACCCCTGGGAGATAAGAGGTGCCCCGGGTGAGCAAACAAGGCCAGGGCAAAGCAAAAACACATCTAGCCGGCCAGGAAAGCAATTTCGTGTCCAGGACTCCCCTTCGTCAGAGCCTTTGccctcctggcactgcctggctgCTCCAAGGTGATGCATGGACAAGCAGGAGAGAGAGGCAGGGAACGTGGCAGGGGGAGCCATGCAGCAGTGGGGGTCCCAGCACACGGAGATTGAGAGAGGTGAGGCTCCTGCATCCCCTCTTGGCATGCTGTCCtccacagccagccctgctggaggGACCCAGCTCCGTCCTGACCTCCCAGCCACAGAACTATCCAGCCAGAACTGGACAGGGAGGGCTACCCAGGCCACTGACACTCTGAGATGCCCCACATCTGAgtcctctcctttccccaacTCACCCTCTCCTGCTTGCTACGCACACCAGCGGGGGATCTGCTGATCTGAGACTCCTCCCCACTGACAAGGGAGGTCATCGCCCTTCCATAGCGcacccagctgctgcttcctgctgaGCCTCTGGGACCCACCTGAGTGCAGGGACCCACCCCACCTTCTCCTCCAACCTCAGGCAATCACcttgctgtgcctcagtttcccctgtCTGCAAAGCAGGTGTCCTCCCCATGCTGCTGACTCCCTGCTTCTCCGGCATGTCTGCCCAGCACCCGGGGATCCAGCCAGCGAAGGACAAACAAAGCAATATACAAATATTGCATTTTTGCTTCCCACCACTCCTCCCCGAGAAGCACATGGGCCCCAGGCCTCACCCTCTCCTCAAGGGTTCATCTGAATAgcaaaaaggagggagaggtttctcgccccaggagctggggcagccaggcagggcatTGCTCTGGGAGGAGGTTCTGCCTCGGAGGGAAATCCTCAGCCTGTGTTGTGGCATGGGACTGGCAAAGTTGCTTTGCAgatgggaaactgaggcatagTGAGTTAGATCAGCAAGGTGAGGgagagcacatgtttttggaggaaagcctttttcttcctccccaggAGAAGGGCCAGGTGAGGGGGCAGCCAGTAGCAACCTCCCCAGTGCCTTGTGCACTGCCTTTATCCTCCCCAGGCAGTTCCGTAGATACAGCCAATGGGGTTGGGAAAATCCTGTCCAAGGGCTTCACTGCTCCTCTTGCCTTGTTTAGGTGGCCAGCAAGGGGATCAATGCTTTTGCCCTGCCATTCCACCCGAAGCTCTCGTCGTTGCCTGCTGCCCCATCCGTGACTGGCTCCCACTCAcccagcggcagcagcagacAGTGGATTAACCTCTAAGTCCACGACCAGACACAGCTTCCAGTGACCTCTGCAGAACGGGGGGGGTGACCCAGACTCCCCCTGGGGACATCTCCGTGCCGCCGCTGTCCTCACCACTGAGGATGTACCCTCTGAGGGTGATTTCATGAGCGTGACGTAGCGCAGGGAAGCGGGAAACCTGCCGAACGCCAAAGTGACACGAACTGTTACCCCGAGAGCATGGGAGCAGAAGCAGTGGGGAGGCTGGGGATGTGACAAACCACCCCAGTGCTGGAAGCCTGCTGAGGGCTGATTTTGGCGCTTTTTCAAAGGCAGGCTGAAGGGTGCAACATGAGCCTGGGGAAGCTGCCGGTGCTCAGCTGGGTGTCAGGCTCCCATGGCAAGCGGCGGCTGAAGTCGGAGCTGACGCCGGACATGATCAGCCCGCCGCTGGGCGACTTCCGGCACACCATGCATGTGGGGCGCGGCGGGGACGTCTTTGGGGACACCTCTTTCCTTAGCAACCACGGTGGGGCTGACACGGCCAAACCCAACAACTTCTTTGCCCGGACGCTGCGGCACGTCCGCCGGACACCGCTGAAGAGACGGGGCAGTGGGGGCCAGGCGGGGGCCTCCCCCGCGCCCCCAGCCATCTCGCCCATTATCAAGAATGCCGTCTCGCTGCCGCAGCTCAACGAGGGGATGTATGATGGTGCCAGCAGTGGCCGGGGCTTGACCAGCAAGTTCTCCTTCAAAAGTGCCTCCAACAGCTTCTCCAAAACACACCAGGCCTACGGTGAGTGAAGCGCGGGGCAGAGGCTGGTGCCCAGGTACTGAGCATCCTCTGAAGCCCTTCTCCATTGCTCCAGGCCTCAGTTTCCTCCTCAGTGAGGGACTTTAAGTTCTCAGGAGAGATGGGATATTTAAGACTGCCCAGTCTTGACAATCCCTGCGAGCAGATAATTCTAACCTTGCTCTGAACCATGGTCCTTGCTCCTGCCCCTGGAACGTCTcaaagcagggcagggatggttTCTCCATTTCTCCCCCTCTCCCGTAGCCCCACATAGCTGGCAGCCTGTGTGGAGTAGTTGTAAGGGAATGCTCCCCATTTACCCCCAGCCCTACACTTTTCCCTTGAGCAGCCTCCCTGAGGAGGCCAAGAAGGTGCAGGGACAGTGGAGCAATTCCCTCTCCAAGGTTATGAGGTCAAGAGGACCCACAGCACAACCTTCTCCACCTCCACACAGATATTCCAACCCTTCCCTTAGCTGTGCCAACCTCTACATCTCCATGTGCTGCTCCTTAGGGGTTCCATCCACCCTTCTCCATCATGTCcacatccctccctgccagccaggGTGCCCTTTGGGGAAGGGTTGTGGGAAGGACAGGACATCTGTGTGGCTCCTCTCCAGCCTcacagcactgggctgtggCTCAGCTTTTCCCCAGGGAGGGAGGTCTGGAGCAGGTCTCAGGGTGGGGGTTGGATCTGGGGGGCCTGCAGCAGCCGGGGGAGGTGGCCGGGCtcagagggaaaggcaggctgaGGCAATGCTGCCATCTCCTGGTCTCACCTGCCTGGCTCAGCCCTCACTGCCATCTTACCAAGCCCAGAGCTCACCTGGCTGTAATTTTAGGCTTTGGAGATGACCACAGAGACATGGACTTGTCCTTTAAAGGCCAGTGCCACTGACAGGAGCATGACCTGAGCCACTTTGGCAGCCGTGTCCCTTACCCCCTGCAGAAGTAAGTCAGGCTTCCTCCCTTGCCTCACCAGCCATACCTTCTGCCTCACAGGGCTGGAGTCTGGATTTTGTACCATTCCTCGTGTCCCTCGCTTGGAAAAGGCCCAAGAGAGCACCTTTGCCGGGGAAGATGAGCTGGATCGCTCCGACTCCCTGCTGTCCTTCCGCCTAGACCTGGGGCCCTCCCTGATGAGTGAGCTCCTCCAGGTGATGAGCTTCTCTGAAGCCAATGGGAAT from Corvus hawaiiensis isolate bCorHaw1 chromosome 4, bCorHaw1.pri.cur, whole genome shotgun sequence harbors:
- the CDC42EP1 gene encoding cdc42 effector protein 1, with the protein product MSLGKLPVLSWVSGSHGKRRLKSELTPDMISPPLGDFRHTMHVGRGGDVFGDTSFLSNHGGADTAKPNNFFARTLRHVRRTPLKRRGSGGQAGASPAPPAISPIIKNAVSLPQLNEGMYDGASSGRGLTSKFSFKSASNSFSKTHQAYGLESGFCTIPRVPRLEKAQESTFAGEDELDRSDSLLSFRLDLGPSLMSELLQVMSFSEANGNEVGEDGPHLLCDEGTKDRVPPAVGASHEEDKAASSFWDHSRQSNLSGASSLPGLSVHANGEAHAIEGAAANSLWASGPGAAPRGSPWQGRWNDCIIEAGEFDRATQVLARHYGGTSTPRSSEKGEGPRQARTQILWESPSSSLWGSQVTRESRSPEASWNQGEEEETKLSSLQESHSGARGGRSNSFEYADDEEEEDDEVKV